The following are encoded in a window of Etheostoma cragini isolate CJK2018 chromosome 7, CSU_Ecrag_1.0, whole genome shotgun sequence genomic DNA:
- the LOC117948274 gene encoding polyhomeotic-like protein 2: MDGFSPKELKAQQEPMLTCELCGRVDFAYVFKRSKRFCSTVCAKRYNVGCTKRMGLFPNRKTTLENMKKQRALNGNHKNCSLESKKKNPPPAAAAPSTGLSAHPAQGESSQCSNLTGYKTPPYPQSATQPHSFLPSDPGQWNIEEVYGFISLLPGGPRLNIMGIESSCSQLPTAAHWLQL, encoded by the exons ATGGACGGCTTCTCACCAAAGG AGTTGAAAGCCCAGCAGGAGCCCATGCTGACCTGTGAGCTGTGCGGCAGGGTGGATTTTGCCTACGTCTTCAAGCGCTCCAAGAGGTTCTGTTCTACAGTGTGCGCCAAACG CTACAACGTGGGATGCACCAAGAGAATGGGTCTCTTCCCAAACCGCAAAACCACCCTGGAGAACATGAAGAAACAAAGAGCGCTGAACGGGAACCACAAAAACTGCAGTTTAGAGTCCAAAAAGAAG aatcctcctcctgctgctgctgctccgtCCACCGGTCTCTCGGCCCACCCTGCGCAGGGCGAGTCCAGCCAATGTTCAAACCTAACTGGCTACAAGACCCCCCCGTACCCCCAGTCCGCCACGCAGCCCCACAGCTTCCTGCCCAGTGACCCGGGCCAGTGGAACATAGAGGAGGTCTACGGGTTCATCTCCCTTCTGCCAGGTGGGCCCCGCCTAAACATAATGGGGATCGAGTCGTCCTGCAGCCAGCTCCCAACGGCTGCTCATTGGCTGCagctgtag
- the LOC117948276 gene encoding atrial natriuretic peptide receptor 2-like, translated as MIPYNLLQIKPSSVQSNRTRPCILFQVTIFFSDIVGFTSISASCAPLQVVEMLNNLYMCFDTRIDSYNVYKVETIGDAYMVVSGLPERNGDRHADEIAKMALDLVAAVRQVSIPHMPDHRLELRAGIHTGPCVAGIVGYKMPRYCLFGDTVNTASRMESTSLRTCRYTPNTQTHTHTGA; from the exons ATGATTCCTTACAACCTTCTTCAG ataaagcccAGTTCTGTCCAGTCCAACCGAACTCGTCCCTGCATTTTGTTCCAGGTCACCATATTTTTCTCGGACATTGTGGGCTTCACCTCCATCTCTGCGTCCTGCGCTCCTCTGCAAGTGGTGGAGATGCTCAACAACCTGTACATGTGCTTCGACACGCGCATCGACTCCTACAACGTCTACAAG GTGGAGACCATCGGGGACGCGTACATGGTGGTGAGCGGTCTGCCGGAGAGGAACGGCGACCGGCACGCCGACGAGATCGCCAAGATGGCGCTGGACCTGGTAGCCGCCGTCCGACAGGTGTCCATCCCCCACATGCCCGACCACAGGCTGGAGCTCCGAGCCGGCATCCACACAG GTCCGTGCGTGGCGGGAATAGTCGGCTACAAGATGCCCAGATACTGTCTGTTTGGAGACACCGTCAACACGGCGTCCAGGATGGAGTCCACCAGCTTGCGTACGTGTCGctacacaccaaacacacaaacacacacacacaca ggggcataa
- the kiaa2013 gene encoding uncharacterized protein KIAA2013 homolog, which yields MWLQQRLKGLPGLLSSSWARRALIGLLLFLIFYWYLGAERRWRLFSGSAMPGGKAGQCLLAEIHRWKSLVDRGEGIYSTPQEQLDTPFISGNGHILIDIDSNKLWVASSSQPGSAPVHQTEYSPRVGVHLEGKRVEVQATMLWFRKGAVLSVRCALPAALQSARDCVTIREEFIAHRSRPNVYLQRIHINNPSDKAVNLDVFYSNPSFGGKFSSSVEKLEDREIVLSSGRVPVENNRIVLVVVVTKKINARIQVPAKLEHKDNILSVVWTSEPIEPSKLDETFVALRDGAKRELGELLRANVDELVVDHQQAWVDLFISGIEMRKITDSHTPSSRTVNTTLYYILSSSWAPLLDRSLTGEERVRLESSLNYADHCFSGHATMHAENLWPERVSSAAQILQLVTLWTLTLQKRGCKALVAAGAHGAVQGAALSFGGLQFTENHLQFQADPDVLHNSYALRGIHYNQDLINLAVLLDAVGKPFLHVSVKQQEKPVKLYACEAGCLNEPVELTSETKGHTFPVMVTQPITPLLYISTDLRHLQDLRHTLHLKAILAHEDHMANRYPGLPFLFWFSVASLITLFHLFLFKLIYNEYCGPGAKPLFRSKV from the exons atgtggcTTCAGCAGAGACTAAAGGGGCTACCGGGGTTGTTATCGAGCAGCTGGGCGAGAAGAGCCCTCATAGGACTGCTGCTGTTCCTCATCTTCTACTGGTACCTGGGGGcggagaggaggtggaggctCTTCAGCGGCTCGGCCATGCCCGGCGGGAAGGCGGGACAGTGCCTGCTGGCGGAGATCCACAGGTGGAAGTCTCTCGTGGACAGAGGAGAGGGGATATACAGCACGCCCCAGGAGCAGCTAGACACACCTTTTATATCAG GTAACGGCCATATCCTTATTGACATTGACTCTAACAAACTGTGGGTGGCGTCGTCTTCACAGCCCGGCTCGGCTCCGGTCCACCAGACAGAGTACTCCCCGAGAGTCGGGGTCCATCTGGAGGGGAAGCGCGTCGAGGTCCAGGCCACCATGCTGTGGTTCCGCAAAGGAGCCGTGCTGTCGGTCCGCTGTGCCTTACCCGCCGCGCTGCAGTCGGCCCGGGACTGCGTCACCATCAGAGAGGAGTTTATCGCGCACAGAAGCAGACCCAACGTCTACCTCCAGCGAATCCACATAAACAACCCGTCTGACAAGGCCGTCAACTTGGACGTGTTTTATAGCAACCCCTCCTTCGGGGGCAAGTTCTCCTCCAGCGTGGAGAAACTGGAGGACCGAGAGATCGTGCTGTCCTCCGGCCGAGTGCCCGTGGAGAACAATCGCATTGTTCTGGTGGTCGTGGTCACCAAGAAGATCAACGCCAGGATCCAGGTTCCTGCTAAGTTAGAGCACAAAGACAACATCTTGTCAGTGGTGTGGACGTCGGAGCCCATCGAGCCCTCCAAGCTGGATGAGACCTTCGTCGCCCTCAGAGACGGAGCCAAAAGGGAGCTGGGCGAGCTGCTGAGGGCCAACGTGGACGAGCTGGTTGTAGATCACCAGCAGGCCTGGGTGGACCTCTTCATTTCAG GCATTGAAATGCGGAAGATCACGGACTCCCACACCCCGTCGAGCCGCACGGTGAACACCACCCTCTACTACATCCTGTCCTCCTCCTGGGCTCCCCTGCTGGACCGGAGTCTCACGGGCGAGGAGCGCGTCCGCCTGGAGTCCAGCCTCAACTACGCCGACCACTGCTTCAGCGGCCACGCCACCATGCACGCCGAGAACCTGTGGCCCGAGCGCGTGAGCAGCGCCGCCCAGATCCTGCAGCTGGTCACGCTGTGGACCCTGACGCTGCAGAAGCGAGGCTGCAAGGCGCTGGTGGCGGCCGGCGCGCACGGCGCCGTGCAGGGCGCGGCGCTCAGCTTCGGCGGCCTCCAGTTCACCGAGAACCACCTGCAGTTCCAGGCCGACCCGGACGTGCTGCACAACAGCTACGCGCTGCGCGGCATCCACTACAACCAGGACCTGATCAACCTGGCGGTGCTGCTGGACGCCGTGGGGAAGCCCTTCCTCCACGTGTCGGTGAAGCAGCAGGAGAAGCCGGTGAAGCTGTACGCCTGCGAGGCCGGCTGCCTCAACGAGCCCGTGGAGCTGACGTCGGAGACCAAGGGCCACACCTTCCCCGTGATGGTGACGCAGCCCATCACGCCGCTGCTGTACATCTCCACGGACCTGCGCCACCTGCAGGACCTGCGCCACACGCTGCATCTCAAGGCCATCCTGGCCCACGAGGACCACATGGCCAACCGGTACCCGGGCCTGCCCTTCCTCTTCTGGTTCAGCGTGGCCTCGCTCATAACGCTcttccacctcttcctcttcaaGCTCATATACAACGAGTACTGTGGCCCCGGGGCCAAGCCCCTCTTCAGGAGCAAGGTATAA